In a genomic window of Methanomassiliicoccus sp.:
- a CDS encoding NAD(P)H-dependent oxidoreductase, with product MRVLVIMGSPRRNGTGTEVARMIGERLRWRGSVEVEMLHLADTSLRSCCGCFSCIKQGEDRCPFKEERIAIEERIEAADGIVLISPGYVQNVSALMKNFMDRMAYTNHRPRFFQKKTMIVANGGAGLDKTLDALRIAIGGPEVVSELAYLQLPWQIRPQAREKRKRALVRATDRFYDALVRRDMRPSFGNYMRFRFFKSASEAAKEHLPADYAYYRDLGRYYYEVKVGAGTRLMAAITMAIALPMMKDMAPWPGEE from the coding sequence ATGAGGGTCCTGGTCATAATGGGCAGTCCCCGGCGGAACGGTACCGGGACCGAGGTGGCGCGTATGATCGGGGAGCGGCTTCGATGGAGGGGAAGCGTGGAGGTGGAGATGCTGCACCTCGCAGACACGAGCCTCCGATCCTGCTGCGGCTGCTTCAGCTGCATAAAGCAGGGCGAGGACCGCTGCCCTTTCAAGGAGGAGAGGATCGCCATCGAGGAGCGAATCGAGGCCGCCGATGGCATAGTCCTAATCTCTCCGGGCTACGTCCAGAACGTCTCCGCCCTCATGAAGAATTTCATGGATCGGATGGCCTACACCAATCACCGGCCGAGGTTCTTCCAAAAGAAGACGATGATCGTAGCCAACGGAGGTGCGGGACTGGACAAGACCCTAGACGCGCTGCGCATCGCCATCGGCGGACCGGAGGTGGTGAGCGAGCTGGCCTACTTGCAGCTGCCCTGGCAGATCCGACCACAGGCCAGGGAGAAGAGGAAGAGAGCGCTCGTTCGCGCTACCGACCGTTTCTACGATGCGCTGGTGAGAAGGGACATGCGGCCCTCGTTCGGTAACTACATGCGCTTCCGCTTCTTCAAGAGCGCCAGCGAGGCGGCGAAGGAGCACCTGCCAGCAGACTACGCTTACTACCGGGACCTAGGCCGCTACTACTATGAGGTAAAGGTCGGGGCGGGGACCCGCCTGATGGCCGCCATAACGATGGCCATCGCCCTGCCTATGATGAAGGACATGGCTCCCTGGCCCGGGGAGGAGTGA
- a CDS encoding MFS transporter — protein sequence MQSATPSGHSAQTKRSVQLVAGVGSCVAPFLVASMVVAAPAIGEDLGAEVALLPWLTGAFFLVAASLLIPMGRIADLRGSKKVFTVGMVVYLASALVCALAPDMVVLIVARGVTGAGAAMVFGTSIALLGLVFPEPERGKAIGLNVTSMFVGFTAGLLAGGLLTYYLTWRYLFLIAAALAAAALYLVRTKVRGECELSRARAFDPLGMGLLSASMLLLFFGLSQLVNRAGQYALAAGAAAMAVLFLRQRGSVRPILGSGVSKNRSFLLAVTTNIIFQAGAFAVPFLLSLHYQLISGLDARTAAIVLLLPQVLMSIASAVGGRLTARTGDRSITISGAVLNAIGLSFLLTLSQSTPIVLTLASLALVGIGTGLFMPALMDWAMGAIERQDYGVASAVTETARLTGMTLSNVIVVIAFTFLMGTSSVGPGDEDPFLASVRICSLIYLALSLLSAVPSLFMKGAQER from the coding sequence ATGCAATCCGCAACGCCCTCCGGCCACTCTGCTCAGACCAAGCGATCAGTGCAGCTGGTGGCGGGGGTGGGGTCGTGCGTCGCTCCCTTCCTGGTCGCCTCCATGGTGGTGGCAGCGCCGGCCATCGGAGAGGACCTCGGGGCAGAGGTCGCCCTCCTTCCCTGGCTGACGGGTGCGTTCTTCCTGGTGGCCGCCTCTCTGCTCATTCCCATGGGGCGGATCGCCGATCTGCGGGGCTCCAAGAAGGTCTTCACTGTCGGAATGGTCGTATATCTGGCCTCTGCACTGGTCTGCGCCCTTGCCCCGGACATGGTCGTCCTCATCGTCGCGCGGGGGGTCACCGGGGCGGGAGCGGCCATGGTGTTCGGGACCTCTATAGCTCTGCTCGGTCTCGTCTTCCCCGAGCCGGAAAGGGGAAAGGCCATCGGGCTAAACGTCACCTCTATGTTCGTGGGGTTCACCGCCGGTCTGCTGGCCGGCGGCCTTCTTACCTACTACCTGACCTGGCGTTACCTGTTCCTCATCGCTGCTGCGCTAGCTGCCGCTGCCCTCTACCTCGTGCGGACCAAGGTCCGGGGTGAGTGTGAGCTCTCGCGCGCCAGGGCCTTCGACCCCCTGGGCATGGGACTGCTGAGCGCCAGCATGTTGCTGCTGTTCTTCGGTCTCTCCCAGCTTGTGAACCGGGCCGGGCAGTATGCGCTGGCAGCTGGGGCAGCGGCCATGGCCGTGTTGTTCCTGAGGCAGCGAGGATCCGTTCGCCCCATTCTCGGCAGCGGCGTATCCAAGAACCGAAGCTTCCTCCTGGCAGTGACGACCAACATAATCTTTCAGGCCGGCGCGTTCGCCGTCCCCTTCCTCCTGTCGCTCCACTATCAGCTTATCTCGGGCCTCGATGCCCGCACCGCCGCCATTGTCCTGCTCCTTCCTCAGGTGTTGATGTCTATCGCCAGCGCGGTGGGCGGACGGCTGACCGCGAGAACGGGGGACCGATCTATCACCATCTCGGGGGCGGTGCTCAACGCAATCGGGCTCAGCTTCCTGCTGACACTCTCCCAGAGCACTCCCATCGTCCTCACCCTGGCCTCCCTGGCCTTGGTGGGCATCGGTACTGGCCTGTTCATGCCCGCCCTGATGGACTGGGCGATGGGAGCCATTGAACGACAGGACTACGGCGTGGCTTCGGCCGTCACCGAGACCGCACGGCTCACGGGCATGACCCTCAGTAACGTCATCGTGGTCATAGCATTCACCTTCCTGATGGGAACTAGCTCGGTGGGACCGGGAGACGAGGACCCCTTCCTGGCATCGGTGAGGATATGCTCTCTCATTTACCTCGCCCTATCCCTCCTGTCGGCGGTGCCATCGTTGTTCATGAAAGGGGCTCAAGAGCGATAA
- a CDS encoding glutamate-5-semialdehyde dehydrogenase has protein sequence MVSVREAAERAKQASYRLASLPLETRNRALEGIADALREGATAIEEANSRDLQAAKTQGSPQALVKRLRYDRAKIEESIESIRSLMNQEDVVGKLLARTEMDEGLVLDKVSCPIGVIGVVFESRPDALVQISCLCLRSGNAVLLKGGTEAMETNLALAEAIGRALAWDQRLVDAVQVLSTREQFRELLKHDDLIDLIIPRGSNELVRSIMESTRIPVLGHAAGICHTYVDKDADLNTAVKVCYDAKVQYPAVCNAMETLLVHRSVASNFLPRMAEAYAKANVELRGDEEVRGIIDAGPATEEDWGAEYNDLILSIKVVRSLDEAIEHINRYSSHHTDAIVTKDQGAAERFMDLVDSSSVMWNASTRFADGYRYGLGAEVGISTNKTHARGPVGLEGLVIYKYKLRGSGQTVAEYVGRNGRRFTHRKIA, from the coding sequence ATGGTCAGCGTACGTGAGGCTGCGGAGAGGGCGAAGCAAGCATCCTACAGATTGGCGAGCCTGCCTCTGGAGACTAGGAACAGGGCGCTCGAGGGAATAGCTGATGCTCTGAGGGAAGGTGCAACGGCCATTGAGGAAGCCAACTCCAGGGACCTCCAGGCGGCCAAAACTCAGGGGTCCCCCCAGGCCCTGGTGAAGCGGCTGCGGTACGACCGGGCCAAGATCGAGGAGTCCATAGAGTCGATACGTTCGCTCATGAATCAGGAGGATGTGGTAGGAAAACTACTGGCCCGCACGGAGATGGATGAGGGGTTGGTGCTAGACAAGGTCTCCTGCCCCATCGGCGTCATCGGCGTGGTATTCGAGTCCCGGCCCGATGCCCTGGTCCAAATCTCCTGCCTGTGCCTGCGGTCAGGCAACGCCGTCCTGCTGAAGGGAGGCACCGAGGCCATGGAGACAAACCTCGCCCTGGCTGAGGCCATAGGGCGGGCCTTGGCCTGGGACCAGCGATTAGTCGATGCGGTCCAGGTGCTTTCCACGCGCGAGCAATTCAGGGAGCTGCTAAAGCATGACGACCTAATCGATCTCATCATCCCCCGCGGGTCGAACGAGCTGGTCCGCTCCATCATGGAGAGCACCAGGATCCCCGTACTAGGTCATGCCGCTGGCATCTGCCATACCTATGTCGACAAGGACGCTGACCTTAACACCGCGGTCAAGGTATGCTACGATGCCAAGGTGCAGTACCCCGCGGTGTGCAATGCCATGGAGACCCTGCTGGTCCACCGAAGCGTAGCTTCAAATTTCCTTCCCCGCATGGCCGAGGCCTATGCCAAGGCCAATGTTGAGCTGAGGGGCGACGAGGAGGTCCGCGGCATCATCGATGCTGGACCGGCCACCGAGGAGGATTGGGGTGCAGAGTATAACGACCTGATCTTGTCGATCAAAGTGGTCAGATCACTGGACGAGGCCATCGAGCACATCAACCGCTATTCGTCCCATCACACCGATGCCATCGTCACAAAGGATCAGGGAGCGGCCGAGAGGTTCATGGACCTGGTGGATTCATCATCAGTGATGTGGAACGCCTCCACCCGATTTGCCGATGGATACCGCTACGGGCTGGGGGCCGAGGTAGGCATCTCGACCAACAAGACCCACGCCCGGGGACCGGTCGGCCTTGAAGGCCTGGTGATATACAAGTATAAGCTTCGCGGCAGCGGCCAGACGGTCGCCGAGTACGTGGGCAGGAACGGCCGCAGGTTCACCCACAGGAAGATAGCATGA
- a CDS encoding Lrp/AsnC family transcriptional regulator: MTARLDEKDKIIISIYSTDPDVSQESIARVLKLSQPSVAARVARLKQDGALETIVGVNPLKMGLYLAKVDLSSTRPDSILKMFVNCPYFANGFSVSGRHNLCLFFFSESVTTLEAIVNGHLRSDPSVKDLDFDIVISSVKDFIIPVSLKPKKSHMPPCGIQLRCTDCQSFKGRMCMGCPVTGEYQGTLY; this comes from the coding sequence ATGACCGCCCGCCTAGATGAGAAGGACAAAATCATCATCTCCATATACTCGACCGATCCCGACGTATCTCAGGAATCGATAGCCAGGGTGCTGAAGCTCTCCCAGCCCTCAGTGGCCGCCAGGGTCGCCCGGCTCAAGCAGGACGGCGCCCTGGAGACGATCGTGGGGGTTAACCCCCTTAAAATGGGCCTTTACCTCGCCAAGGTCGATCTCTCGTCCACCCGGCCGGACAGCATCTTAAAGATGTTCGTCAACTGCCCCTACTTCGCCAATGGGTTCAGTGTGTCCGGCCGCCATAATCTGTGCCTGTTCTTTTTCAGCGAGAGCGTCACCACCCTGGAAGCGATCGTCAACGGGCACCTGCGCTCGGACCCCTCGGTCAAGGACCTGGACTTCGACATCGTGATCTCCTCGGTAAAGGATTTCATCATCCCGGTGAGCCTCAAGCCCAAGAAGAGCCATATGCCCCCCTGCGGCATCCAGCTCCGATGCACGGACTGCCAGTCGTTCAAAGGGCGCATGTGCATGGGCTGCCCGGTGACGGGGGAATATCAGGGTACGCTCTACTAG
- a CDS encoding winged helix-turn-helix transcriptional regulator, giving the protein MDGQDLMLIQLLVHDPRATYRELADRMGMSVQAVHRRLALLQEGGVILGFTTTLSIPYLEAIPVTIHGRAPGRTKGEVARAFDGNGLISGALFGSGGVLVISALLRRITELDDLIAQVRAGTGMAQPWVGIESIRLSGTRPATIGAEPLSSLDMRIVASLAGDARKASTDVAKELGVTAATVGRRLERLEAIGALEYVTMLHPGFSGDIVSIFQVDLEDGADRTEVIARLRSSLGASAEFYRTFVNVPDRISFVAWNGTLRELELTLDQVVGERGIRAAVPDIIFTGWYHPTWRDLMVLRH; this is encoded by the coding sequence ATGGACGGGCAGGACCTGATGCTGATACAGTTGCTGGTGCACGACCCCCGGGCGACCTACCGCGAGCTCGCGGACAGGATGGGAATGTCAGTGCAGGCGGTTCATCGGCGGCTGGCCCTCCTGCAGGAGGGAGGTGTGATCCTCGGGTTCACCACCACGCTCTCCATCCCCTACCTGGAGGCGATCCCGGTGACCATTCACGGCCGCGCCCCGGGAAGGACGAAGGGTGAGGTGGCCAGGGCCTTCGATGGCAATGGCTTGATCTCCGGGGCCCTATTCGGAAGCGGAGGGGTGCTGGTGATATCCGCCCTGCTCCGAAGGATTACCGAGCTGGACGATCTCATTGCCCAGGTCAGGGCTGGAACGGGAATGGCCCAGCCGTGGGTGGGTATCGAGAGCATCAGGCTTTCTGGAACACGGCCGGCCACTATCGGCGCTGAGCCTCTGAGCTCTTTGGACATGCGGATCGTGGCATCCTTGGCCGGGGACGCCCGGAAGGCCTCCACCGATGTGGCCAAAGAGCTCGGGGTGACCGCAGCGACGGTGGGCAGGCGACTGGAAAGGCTGGAAGCCATCGGAGCGCTGGAATATGTTACCATGCTGCACCCCGGCTTTTCCGGCGATATCGTGTCCATCTTCCAAGTCGACCTCGAGGACGGGGCCGACCGGACCGAGGTGATCGCTCGCCTGCGGTCGAGCCTGGGGGCGAGCGCCGAATTCTACCGTACCTTCGTTAATGTCCCTGACCGCATATCCTTCGTCGCCTGGAACGGCACCCTCCGGGAGCTGGAGCTGACCCTCGACCAGGTCGTGGGAGAACGAGGGATTCGTGCGGCGGTACCGGATATTATCTTCACCGGATGGTACCACCCGACCTGGCGGGATCTCATGGTCCTTCGCCATTGA
- a CDS encoding formyltransferase family protein has protein sequence MRIGWFTTARGPGSLNLFTTMRNRIRSGDIDAKLSFVFINRDIKGNEYRKKIVQMAEEDGVPVIIFPSDGFKPELKTKDIEAWRDAYGAGVRERISRYPMDFGVLAGYMLIIDPQTCREYDLINLHPALPDSYKGTWEEIVTQVVDNGDPTYGATVHVCSPELDRGSIIAFDSFGVGPLMSRHAAKGELVQAVRDQEVQREAPLLMEAIKMIVDGEIVLRKGEVLGPRGERVDGYPDLSDRVTSALSRPY, from the coding sequence ATGAGGATCGGATGGTTCACCACCGCCCGGGGGCCGGGTTCGCTCAATCTTTTCACCACCATGCGGAACCGCATTCGAAGCGGGGACATCGACGCCAAGCTATCCTTCGTGTTCATTAATCGGGACATAAAGGGTAACGAGTATCGTAAGAAGATCGTCCAGATGGCCGAGGAGGACGGTGTGCCGGTCATCATCTTCCCGTCCGATGGCTTCAAGCCGGAGCTCAAGACCAAGGACATCGAGGCGTGGCGGGACGCCTATGGGGCGGGGGTCCGGGAACGAATCTCCCGCTACCCCATGGACTTCGGGGTGCTCGCCGGATACATGCTCATAATCGATCCCCAAACCTGCCGGGAGTACGACCTGATCAACCTTCACCCCGCGCTCCCGGACTCTTACAAGGGGACTTGGGAGGAGATCGTCACTCAGGTCGTTGACAATGGTGACCCCACCTACGGGGCGACCGTTCACGTGTGCAGTCCGGAGCTTGACCGTGGGTCGATCATCGCTTTCGACTCCTTCGGGGTCGGACCCCTGATGTCGCGGCACGCCGCGAAAGGAGAGCTGGTGCAGGCGGTGCGGGATCAAGAAGTCCAACGGGAAGCGCCGTTGCTCATGGAGGCGATTAAGATGATCGTCGACGGTGAAATCGTGCTGCGGAAGGGGGAGGTGCTCGGCCCGCGGGGCGAGAGAGTGGATGGCTACCCTGACCTCTCTGACAGGGTGACCTCGGCCCTGAGCCGGCCCTATTGA
- a CDS encoding M48 family metalloprotease, with amino-acid sequence MSEESSFSVRSTVPSESSGQLLDRIRRYYLLLHPERFSAVRRGKIGPRDAVAFDATDPRGTRVKVEMWGEDGLQVKVSGDRGVVEAARWLYGDLETVVRAVEEDLAGARITLIWVKGERVLPEEVPSSMRRLLGRLLSRTLLLLSVVLFVFNIILFLLFGIWAVVAILGLQLLLIVFADRFFGLMGKWTITPNSPQVYLLAVRVSNEVIDRIKARQVDLVSLKQAVFDASFAQGKEPSCSALGQTLMRFGVVCSEDGISIKVVNVLELVRRAARPYGAPLPKITISNSLIPNAAASGVSFRRGVLLLTGGILTQLNDEELVSVIGHELGHLKGRDPLLLYAIVSGEFLLRITVLLPLFLFSPLLYLILSTFLIFFVAKFFEARADLLSVMVLGRPKVMAESLRKIGFQRLQAEKASPLGSWFRWDTHPPLYFRIERLERMTVPVVVKHPLWQSAKDVLGGFRAAFSAH; translated from the coding sequence ATGAGTGAGGAATCGTCCTTCTCCGTCCGGTCCACCGTCCCGTCGGAGAGCAGTGGCCAGCTCCTGGATCGGATCCGACGTTATTATCTCCTGCTCCATCCCGAGCGGTTCTCCGCTGTGCGGCGCGGTAAGATCGGTCCCAGGGATGCAGTGGCCTTTGACGCCACCGACCCCCGCGGAACGAGGGTCAAGGTGGAGATGTGGGGCGAGGATGGCCTCCAGGTGAAGGTCTCGGGTGACCGTGGGGTGGTCGAGGCGGCCCGCTGGTTATATGGGGACCTGGAGACGGTGGTGCGGGCCGTGGAGGAGGATCTCGCCGGCGCCAGAATCACCCTGATCTGGGTGAAGGGAGAGAGGGTCCTGCCGGAGGAGGTCCCTTCATCCATGAGGCGTTTGCTCGGCAGGCTGCTATCCCGCACCCTCCTGCTGCTGAGCGTCGTGTTGTTTGTGTTCAACATCATCCTCTTCCTGCTTTTTGGTATCTGGGCGGTGGTGGCCATTCTAGGACTACAGCTCCTTCTGATCGTCTTCGCCGACCGCTTCTTCGGACTGATGGGGAAGTGGACCATCACTCCTAATAGCCCGCAGGTATACCTGCTGGCTGTCAGGGTGAGCAATGAGGTGATCGACCGCATAAAGGCGAGGCAGGTCGACTTGGTAAGTCTCAAGCAAGCGGTGTTCGATGCCTCCTTCGCCCAGGGCAAGGAGCCCAGCTGCTCGGCGTTAGGCCAGACCCTGATGCGCTTTGGAGTCGTATGCTCCGAGGACGGCATCAGCATCAAGGTGGTCAACGTCCTCGAGCTGGTGCGGCGGGCCGCCCGACCCTACGGCGCTCCGCTGCCCAAGATAACGATATCCAACAGCCTGATCCCAAACGCCGCAGCCAGCGGGGTAAGCTTCCGTAGAGGGGTCCTGCTGCTCACCGGAGGAATTCTTACGCAATTGAACGACGAGGAGCTGGTCAGCGTCATAGGCCACGAACTAGGGCACCTCAAGGGGAGGGACCCCCTGCTCCTATATGCCATCGTTTCTGGGGAATTCCTTCTGCGGATCACCGTTCTACTCCCCCTCTTCCTCTTCTCGCCTCTCCTGTATCTCATCCTCTCCACATTCCTGATATTCTTCGTGGCCAAGTTCTTCGAGGCCCGGGCCGACCTGCTTTCAGTCATGGTCCTGGGCCGGCCGAAGGTGATGGCCGAGAGCCTGCGAAAGATCGGGTTCCAGCGACTCCAGGCGGAGAAAGCCTCCCCCCTTGGTAGCTGGTTCCGCTGGGACACCCATCCGCCCCTGTACTTCCGCATCGAGCGGTTGGAGCGCATGACCGTCCCGGTGGTGGTGAAGCACCCTCTGTGGCAGTCCGCAAAGGACGTCCTGGGAGGCTTCCGCGCGGCTTTCTCCGCCCACTAA
- the hcp gene encoding hydroxylamine reductase, whose amino-acid sequence MAMYCNQCQQTAKGVACTVAGVCGKNEDVASLMDTLIYGLKGIAAYAYHARALGKTDPEVDAFIEEALFKTLTNVDFSLEDSWNTLMRAGMINLKVMQMLDAGNTEHFGLPAPTKVRTGTVKGPGILVTGHDLLDLEALLEQTQGTGVNVYTHGEMLPANAYPGLKKYKNLIGNYGGAWQNQKKDFKEFGGPILVTTNCVLIPPETYKGRLYTTSVAAVPGVKHIADRKDFSAIIKQAQEIGDLPERKGPDMWTGAHHKAVLSLAPQIIDAVKAGKVKHFFLVGGCDGATLGRDYYTQIAEKIPQDSIIMTLACGKYRFNEREYGDIGGIPRFLDLGQCNDAYSAIVLAVELAKAFKVDVNELPLSIVLSWFEQKAVAIVLTLLALGIRDVRVGPTLPAFITPNNWKLIQDKFGWKAIGDPDEDLKDMLRA is encoded by the coding sequence ATGGCCATGTACTGCAACCAATGCCAGCAGACCGCCAAGGGAGTAGCTTGTACCGTCGCCGGGGTATGCGGAAAGAACGAGGATGTAGCGAGTCTGATGGACACCCTCATCTACGGCCTCAAGGGAATAGCCGCTTATGCCTATCACGCCCGCGCGCTGGGCAAGACCGACCCGGAGGTCGACGCGTTCATCGAGGAGGCCCTGTTCAAGACCCTGACCAACGTCGACTTCTCGCTCGAGGACTCCTGGAACACCCTGATGAGGGCCGGCATGATCAACCTCAAGGTCATGCAGATGCTCGACGCCGGGAATACCGAACACTTCGGTCTGCCCGCACCCACCAAGGTCCGCACCGGCACGGTCAAGGGGCCTGGCATCCTGGTGACCGGGCACGACCTCCTGGACCTGGAGGCCCTGCTGGAGCAGACCCAAGGCACCGGGGTGAACGTATACACCCACGGCGAGATGCTACCTGCCAACGCCTATCCCGGGCTTAAGAAATACAAGAATCTCATCGGCAACTACGGAGGAGCGTGGCAGAACCAGAAGAAGGACTTCAAGGAGTTCGGCGGACCGATACTGGTCACCACCAACTGTGTGCTGATACCGCCCGAGACCTACAAGGGCCGGCTGTATACCACCAGCGTGGCCGCCGTACCGGGAGTGAAGCACATCGCCGACCGCAAGGATTTCAGCGCAATAATCAAGCAGGCCCAGGAGATCGGTGACCTACCGGAGAGAAAGGGTCCCGATATGTGGACCGGGGCGCACCACAAGGCCGTTCTGTCCCTTGCCCCCCAGATCATCGACGCGGTCAAGGCCGGCAAGGTCAAGCATTTCTTCCTAGTCGGCGGTTGCGACGGGGCCACCCTGGGTCGCGATTACTATACCCAGATAGCGGAGAAGATACCCCAGGACAGCATAATCATGACCCTGGCGTGCGGAAAGTATCGATTCAATGAAAGGGAGTACGGCGACATCGGGGGGATACCACGCTTCCTGGACCTCGGGCAGTGCAACGATGCATACTCCGCGATTGTGCTAGCAGTGGAGCTGGCGAAGGCGTTCAAGGTCGACGTCAACGAACTGCCACTGAGCATCGTGCTGTCGTGGTTCGAGCAGAAGGCAGTAGCCATAGTGCTGACCCTCCTCGCCCTGGGCATCAGGGACGTCAGGGTCGGCCCTACCCTCCCCGCCTTCATCACTCCCAACAACTGGAAGCTGATCCAGGACAAGTTCGGGTGGAAGGCTATAGGGGACCCAGATGAGGACCTGAAGGATATGCTCAGGGCCTGA
- a CDS encoding histidine phosphatase family protein: protein MIVRHAERHAVGDIGHSLEVGLTTKGREDSVAFGRSISGSRPVRLFHSPAVRCRETALGIAEGLRSNGHQVIFLEESPLLCAPYLKDSRVLGDADRLGHEFMRAWFDGRFDPRWLLPTSEAADMVLSQVIDGLSSASADHLDIHVSHDWEVVLLREELLGIRYEDAGWVDYLTGIAFTVTGSMYEVSSPLGHGRFAYRNGRRGDGH, encoded by the coding sequence ATGATCGTGCGTCATGCCGAGCGTCACGCGGTCGGTGACATCGGCCACAGCCTGGAAGTCGGGCTGACGACAAAGGGCAGGGAAGATTCGGTCGCTTTTGGCCGATCCATAAGCGGCTCCCGTCCGGTACGGCTCTTCCACAGCCCGGCGGTGCGATGCAGAGAGACTGCCCTGGGCATTGCCGAGGGCCTGAGGTCCAACGGTCACCAGGTGATCTTTCTTGAAGAGAGCCCGTTACTGTGTGCCCCTTATCTCAAGGACTCCCGAGTGCTCGGGGACGCCGACCGGCTGGGACATGAATTCATGCGCGCATGGTTCGATGGTAGGTTCGATCCCCGTTGGCTCCTTCCGACCTCCGAAGCGGCGGACATGGTCTTGTCACAGGTCATCGACGGCTTGAGCTCGGCCTCGGCCGATCACCTGGACATTCACGTGTCCCATGACTGGGAGGTCGTGCTGCTGAGGGAAGAGCTCCTGGGGATCCGGTACGAGGACGCAGGATGGGTCGACTACCTCACTGGCATAGCCTTCACCGTCACCGGGAGCATGTATGAGGTGTCATCCCCTCTAGGGCACGGCCGTTTCGCTTACCGCAACGGACGCCGGGGCGACGGGCACTGA
- a CDS encoding flavodoxin domain-containing protein, with the protein MRALVAFGTKYGSTARIAEVIGEELRAKGYRVDIRDLRDGVGEGVKGYDLAVVGSSVFIGKWTRESQEFIDSVSADLANRRVALFVSCSDVLFPDKVEAGRKMYLEGVAAKVPGLSPVAMGMFGGVIDFARYSTLTKVLLAGVGTKKALQGRGIDSSKPYDYRNWEEIRTWARSL; encoded by the coding sequence ATGAGGGCGCTGGTCGCGTTCGGCACCAAGTACGGCTCCACCGCCCGCATCGCTGAAGTCATCGGCGAGGAACTGCGGGCGAAGGGGTACCGGGTCGATATCCGGGACCTCCGGGATGGGGTCGGGGAGGGGGTCAAAGGCTATGACTTGGCGGTGGTCGGAAGCTCGGTCTTCATTGGGAAATGGACCAGGGAGTCTCAGGAGTTCATCGACTCCGTGTCCGCTGACCTAGCGAACAGAAGGGTCGCGCTCTTCGTCAGCTGCAGCGACGTGCTCTTCCCCGATAAGGTCGAGGCTGGCCGCAAGATGTACTTGGAGGGTGTAGCCGCCAAGGTCCCCGGCCTGAGCCCGGTGGCCATGGGCATGTTCGGTGGGGTGATTGACTTCGCACGCTACAGCACCCTCACTAAGGTTCTACTCGCCGGAGTGGGCACCAAAAAGGCGCTGCAGGGAAGAGGGATTGATTCCTCCAAGCCGTACGACTACCGCAACTGGGAGGAGATACGGACCTGGGCCAGGTCCCTCTGA
- the proB gene encoding glutamate 5-kinase: MRDLQAKRIVVKIGTNTICREDGTVDQSYIDGVARQVVNLDKRGIQSIVVTSGAIGSGSSELGLDGKNKDISMKQACAAVGQATLMLAWREAFRNHGKSVGQVLLTYGAFSDRARYLDLRKAIDEMFRLGVVPVVNENDVISTDEIDEIFGDNDKLSALVASKMDADLLILLTDVDGLYDRNPEADREAKLIPLVDEITRDIECMAGSRKNERSTGGMRTKINAAKIAMQSGCNMVIANGRTKNVIERVAMGDDIGTLFTARSHYTNRERWILFACPRGKLDIDEGAEKAIQAGRSLLPCGVVSVEGKFKKGEVVRINALGKGISNFTSAEVLAMVQKCKAEKAEGKNGNGTAIVSHENIVFNE; encoded by the coding sequence ATGAGAGACCTCCAGGCCAAACGCATAGTGGTGAAGATCGGTACCAATACCATCTGTCGGGAGGACGGGACCGTCGATCAGAGCTACATCGACGGCGTCGCCCGCCAGGTCGTGAACCTCGATAAGAGGGGCATCCAGAGCATCGTGGTCACTTCGGGGGCCATCGGTTCGGGTTCGTCGGAACTGGGGCTCGACGGCAAGAACAAGGACATATCGATGAAGCAGGCCTGCGCCGCGGTCGGCCAGGCGACGCTCATGCTCGCCTGGCGGGAGGCGTTCCGCAACCACGGCAAGAGCGTGGGGCAGGTGTTGCTGACCTACGGTGCTTTCTCCGATCGGGCCCGCTATCTCGACCTCCGTAAGGCCATCGACGAGATGTTCCGCCTGGGGGTGGTCCCGGTGGTCAACGAGAACGACGTAATATCCACCGACGAGATCGATGAGATCTTTGGCGACAACGACAAGCTCTCCGCCCTGGTGGCGAGCAAGATGGATGCCGATCTGCTCATCCTGCTGACAGACGTGGATGGCCTCTATGATCGCAACCCCGAGGCGGATAGGGAGGCGAAGCTCATCCCTCTCGTGGACGAGATCACGAGGGACATAGAGTGCATGGCCGGCAGCAGGAAGAACGAGCGGTCGACCGGCGGGATGCGTACGAAGATCAACGCCGCAAAGATCGCCATGCAGTCGGGATGCAACATGGTCATCGCCAACGGGCGGACCAAGAATGTGATCGAGCGGGTGGCCATGGGGGACGACATCGGCACCCTGTTCACCGCCCGGTCCCACTACACCAACCGCGAGCGGTGGATCCTGTTCGCCTGTCCCCGAGGCAAGCTCGACATCGACGAAGGAGCGGAAAAGGCGATCCAAGCCGGGAGGTCCCTGCTACCCTGCGGGGTCGTCTCGGTGGAGGGGAAGTTCAAGAAAGGCGAAGTCGTGCGCATCAACGCGCTGGGCAAGGGCATCTCCAACTTCACGTCGGCGGAGGTCCTAGCCATGGTCCAGAAATGTAAGGCGGAGAAGGCCGAGGGCAAGAACGGCAACGGGACCGCCATCGTCAGCCACGAGAACATCGTGTTCAATGAATAA